The following coding sequences lie in one Pseudorasbora parva isolate DD20220531a chromosome 18, ASM2467924v1, whole genome shotgun sequence genomic window:
- the LOC137046273 gene encoding olfactory receptor 52D1-like, which produces MDNLTVRYNILLVEGLQETKLSNYLVFILFLLPYIFITVSNVGILILIAVEKGLHQPMHILFCNLPLNELLGTTVILPSMMSHILRDPSERYITYVECAMQAFFAHLYGAASHTILMIMAFDRYVAICNPLRYPTIMSNKMMVNLSAGAWGSAIVLVGILIGLSLRLSHCRSVIQNLFCDNASLFKLSCENTVINNVYGLTFTVVLLTSSLGWVLLTYLRIARVCFQSKNKATNSKAIKTCSTHLAVYMIMMVSGFATILIHRFPASYESKNASTIIRYVIPPSLNPIIYGLQAKEIRQRLFKLIFKSKVNLM; this is translated from the coding sequence ATGGACAACCTGACGGTCAGATACAACATACTCTTGGTGGAGGGACTACAAGAAACAAAACTGTCCAATTATCTTGTATTCATCCTTTTTTTACTTCCGTACATATTTATTACAGTATCTAACGTTGGGATTTTGATTCTAATTGCAGTGGAAAAAGGGTTACATCAGCCAATGCACATTCTTTTCTGCAATTTGCCACTGAATGAGTTATTAGGGACGACTGTTATTTTGCCAAGCATGATGAGTCATATCTTAAGAGACCCCTCTGAGCGCTATATCACGTATGTGGAGTGTGCTATGCAAgctttttttgcacatttatATGGAGCAGCATCCCACACTATACTAATGATCATGGCCTTTGACAGATATGTGGCCATATGTAATCCATTGCGATATCCAACCATAATGAGCAATAAAATGATGGTTAATCTGTCGGCAGGAGCCTGGGGTTCTGCAATAGTACTGGTGGGAATTCTGATCGGCCTCAGTCTCCGTCTGTCTCACTGCAGATCTGTGATTCAAAACCTGTTTTGTGACAATGCTTCACTATTTAAACTGTCCTGTGAAAATACAGTTATTAATAATGTGTATGGATTAACTTTTACTGTGGTTTTACTAACATCCTCATTGGGGTGGGTGTTATTGACATATCTCAGGATAGCGAGGGTATGCTTCCAAAGCAAAAACAAAGCAACTAATAGCAAAGCAATAAAAACATGCAGCACTCACCTGGCTGTTTATATGATCATGATGGTTTCTGGATTTGCCACCATTTTAATTCATCGTTTCCCTGCATCctatgaaagtaaaaatgcatctACTATAATTCGCTATGTTATTCCACCAAGCTTGAATCCCATAATATACGGTTTACAAGCCAAGGAAATCAGACAGAGACtgtttaaacttatttttaaaagtaaagttaatttaatgtga